A genomic segment from Chitinophaga flava encodes:
- a CDS encoding dicarboxylate/amino acid:cation symporter, which translates to MEFIKNYRGILWLLGGIIAGTIAGLVLGKQVAIIKPIGDIFLNLLFTTVIPLVFFAIASAIAHIDASHRLGKVLGVMSLVFLSTLLIAAFFTIVAVWIFPIHQQVTLVHMEEPASTGTFGDQLTRLLTVSEFYELLSRKNMLPFIIFSVLTGMAAMRAGERGASFRRFLHSGNEVMKDILGLLMKVAPVGLGAYFAYQVGTVGPELFGTYAHSLGIYYGFGTVYFIVGFSFYAFVAGGFRGIQTFWKNNIIPTLTAVGTGSSIATIPANLEAVHRMGVPPSIGNVVVPLGATLHKDGSSISSIIKMAVVFSMFGKGFDSVETVVMALGITVIVSIVEGGIPNGGYIGELLVMSVYKFPPEALPPLMVIGTLVDPLATILNATGDNVAAMLVTRFLPKRAAATS; encoded by the coding sequence TTGGTACTGGGCAAACAAGTGGCGATCATCAAACCAATAGGTGATATATTTCTGAATCTGTTGTTTACGACTGTGATACCATTGGTATTTTTTGCCATCGCATCAGCTATCGCACATATTGATGCGTCGCACCGGCTGGGTAAAGTACTGGGAGTCATGTCCCTGGTATTTCTGAGTACGCTGCTGATAGCGGCGTTTTTCACGATTGTGGCGGTGTGGATATTCCCGATCCATCAGCAGGTGACGCTGGTGCATATGGAGGAACCCGCCAGCACCGGTACTTTCGGAGATCAGCTGACAAGGCTGCTGACGGTCAGCGAATTTTATGAGCTGCTGTCGCGGAAAAACATGTTGCCTTTCATTATTTTTTCGGTACTGACAGGTATGGCCGCCATGCGTGCGGGAGAAAGGGGCGCCTCTTTCCGGCGTTTTCTGCACTCCGGTAATGAAGTTATGAAAGATATCCTCGGACTGTTGATGAAGGTGGCCCCTGTGGGCCTGGGCGCGTATTTCGCTTACCAGGTGGGCACTGTAGGACCCGAACTTTTTGGGACCTATGCACATTCTTTAGGTATCTACTATGGTTTCGGTACCGTTTATTTTATTGTGGGCTTCAGCTTCTATGCCTTTGTGGCCGGTGGTTTCAGAGGCATTCAGACTTTCTGGAAAAACAATATCATCCCTACCCTGACTGCTGTGGGCACGGGTAGCAGCATTGCTACCATTCCGGCCAATCTGGAAGCGGTACACCGTATGGGCGTGCCTCCGTCTATTGGCAATGTGGTAGTACCGCTGGGCGCTACCCTACATAAAGACGGTTCCAGCATCAGCTCCATCATTAAGATGGCCGTGGTATTCTCCATGTTTGGCAAAGGCTTCGATAGTGTGGAAACCGTTGTGATGGCACTGGGCATCACGGTGATTGTGAGTATTGTGGAAGGCGGCATCCCCAATGGTGGCTATATCGGCGAACTGTTGGTGATGTCTGTTTATAAGTTTCCGCCGGAGGCGCTCCCGCCGCTGATGGTGATTGGTACCCTGGTGGATCCGCTGGCAACCATCCTCAATGCGACGGGAGACAATGTGGCCGCTATGCTGGTAACGCGCTTTCTTCCAAAGCGGGCTGCGGCAACTTCTTAA